Genomic DNA from Streptomyces venezuelae:
ACCCAGGTGGCTCCCGAGTACGAGGGCTGCGCGGTGACGTACGTCCTTACCGGGGGCCTTCCGGCGCCGGCGCCTTCGCGGCGGCAGGTACGGCGGCCGTGGGTGGAGCGGCCGTGTCTGCCTCGCGGTCGGGCGCGAGCGGGTCGGTCACCGTGCCGGTCTCTTCATCGAAAAGCCCCTGCGCCAGCCTGGTCACCGCTGCGGGGACCGGCGGCGCCAGGTCGGCCACAGCTCGGAGACCGGACAGGACGTCGTCAGGTCGTACGGCAGGTGTCACGTGCCGAACAACCAGCCGCAGTATCGCACAGGGCTTGTCGCTCGGCCTATCGGTGTCGGCGGCGGTGGGTCCGCCGTCGACGGTCGTCAGGCTCACCACGGCCTCGCGTGCGTCGAAGGTGCGCATGCCGTTCTTCGTGCGGCGCTGGACCTCGACCTTCTCGGCCGTCGTGAACTGCTCGGCGGCGCGCTGCGCCGCCGCGGGCTCCACGCCGTCCAGGCGCAGCTCCCAGACGGAGGCCGTCAGCCGGTCGGCGAGCCCCGAGGTGCGGGACTCGACGGCGTCGACGATGTCGAGCCCGGCGGGCATCGACTCGTCGAGGAGCTCGCGGAGCTTGTCCGGGTCGCGCGGTGCGGTGAGCGCGATCTCCAGGTACTCGGCCTCACTGCCCGTGCCCGTGGGTGCGGCGTTGGCGTACGACACCTTGGGGTGCGGGGTGAAGCCCGCCGAGTACGCCATGGGCACCTCGGCGCGGCGCAGCGCACGCTCGAAGGCGCGCTGGAAGTCACGGTGGCTGGTGAACCGGAGGCGGCCGCGCTTGGTGTAGCGCAGTCGGATGCGCTGCACCGCGGGTGCGGGCGGCGGGCCTACGGGCTGTCGCTTGCCCAGTGTCGTCAGTCCTTCATGAGTGCGGTCGTACTGCTGCCTAGAGTACGTGTCTCGGGCGTGTCGGGTTCCCGCCGGGCCACCGGGACCGCCTCGCGGGGCGCTCCGAACAGCATGCGGCGTATGTCGGCGCGCGTCTGGCGGACGGTGTCCCTGGCCGAGGTGAGCGCGCGCCGCGTGGTGCGGCCGACGCTCCGGACGGCCGCGGCGACGGGCTTCCACAGCGCGTCACGGAGGACGTGTCCGACGGGCGTGAGCACGGTGCGGTACACCCATCGGACCGGCTCGACGAAGATCCACCGAAGGAGTGTGCCGAGGAAGCGGCCCACGACGAGGGAGATGTGCCCGGCGATGCGCCACGCGTGTCCGAAGGCGTCGGCGATCTCCCGCGCGACGACGGCGATCGCCTTTCCTGCAGGGGCGAGGACCCAGCGCCACAGGGCGACGAGGGGCACGACGAAGATCCAGCGGAGCAGCGTGGCGATGCCGCGTCCGACCGGTGTGAGCACGGCCCTGTACAGCCAGACGGCGGGCACCACGATCAGCGTCCGCACCAGCCAGGCGATCGCGATGCCGACGGGCACGACCACGTACCGCCACAGGCCCACCCACGGCCACACGAAGACGGCTTTGCCGAGCCACACGAGGCCGTCCCACAGGGCGTGTCCGATCGGCGTGAGCACGCGCGCGTAGAGCCACGTCGCCGGGATGACGAAGAGGACCCGGCCCAGCCAGGCGATGCCGTGTCCGATGGGGGTCAGCACGCGCGTGTAGAGCCATGTCGCGGGGACGACGAACAGGCCGCGGCCCAGCCAGGCGAGGCCCTTTCCGACGGGCACGACCACGTACCGCCACAGGCCCACCCACGGCCACACGAAGACGGCCTTGCACAGCCACGTCAGTACGGCGCCGATGGCCCGTCCGACGGGACGCAGCGCGTTGCGGTAAAGGAAGGCGCCGCACACGGCGAGCGCGTCCCACACCAGGCGTACGGGAACGACGAGTACGAGCACGACGATGCGCACCGGGATGCGGATCGCGACGGCGAGACACCCGTCGGCCTGCGCGGGTGCCATGGGCGGCGCGGGCGTTGCAGGCTGTGCGGGCATCGCAGGCTGTGCGGGCAGCACGGGCTGCGCGACCTGTTGGTCAGGCCGTTTCTCCAGGTCCATGTTGTCCTAGACGCGCGCGGCGCCGGTTCGGATCCAGTAGCGCAGTTTCCCGCTCCGCTCGTCCTCGAACGTGCCGCCCGCCGCCTCGATGACCTTGCGCGAGCCGGTGTTGTCGGTGTCGCAGGTCACCAGGACGGACTCCAGGCCGAGTCCGGCGGCGTGCGGGAGGCAGCCGCGCAGCATGGCGGTGGCGTGGCCGCGGAGCCGGGCGGTGGGGCGGACGTCGTAGCCGATGTGGCCGCCGTACTCGCGCAGGAAGCGGGTGGCGATGGTGTGCCGGATGGCGATCCTGCCGAGGTAGTCGGCGCCGTCGACGTACCAGAGGGTCGTGACGGGGACGGAGTGCGGCGCGGCGGGGTGGGCGGCGGCACGGACCTCGGCGACGTACGCCTCGAAGACCGCGGGGTCGCGCCAGCGCGGACCGTAGTCGCGCAGGGTGGCGCCGAGTGTCGTGTCGTCGTCGGGCCCGCCCCGGCCCTCGGCCCGGAACTCCTCCATCGCGGCGATGAAGGAGCGGTGCACCAGGCCGGAGGGCGGGGCGAGTCGAGGCACTGTCAGGTGTCTCGGTTACTTCACGACGGTGAGCGGCAGGAGCTTCTTGCCGGTGGGGCCGATCTGGATGTGCGTGTCCATCTGCGGGCAGACGCCGCAGTCGAAGCACGGGGTCCAGCGGCAGTCCTCGACCTCGGTCTCGTCGAGCGAGTCCTGCCAGTCCTCCCAGAGCCAGTCCTTGTCGAGACCGGAGTCCAGGTGGTCCCAGGGCAGCACTTCTTCGTAGGTGCGCTCGCGCGTGGTGTACCAGTCGACGTCGACGCCCATCTCGGGCAGCGTCTTCTCGGCGCAGCGCATCCAGCGCTCGTACGAGAAGTGCTCGCGCCAGCCGTCGAAGCGGCCGCCCTCTTCGTAGACGGCGCGGATGACGGCGCCGATGCGGCGGTCGCCGCGCGAGAGCAGGCCCTCGACGATGCCGGGCTTGCCGTCGTGGTAGCGGAAACCGATCGAGCGGCCGTACTTCTTGTCGCCGCGGATCTTGTCGCGGAGCTTCTCCAGGCGGGCGTCCGTCTCCTCGGAGGAGAGCTGCGGGGCCCACTGGAACGGCGTGTGCGGCTTGGGCACGAAACCGCCGATGGAGACCGTGCAGCGGATGTCGTTCGAGCCGGAGACCTCGCGGCCCTTCTGGATGACCTTCGTCGCCATGTCGGCGATCTGCAGGACGTCGTCGTCGGTCTCGGTGGGCAGGCCGCACATGAAGTACAGCTTCACCTGCCGCCAGCCGTTGCCGTACGCCGTGGAGACGGTGCGGATGAGGTCTTCCTCGGACACCATCTTGTTGATGACCTTGCGCATGCGCTCGGAGCCGCCCTCGGGGGCGAAGGTCAGGCCCGACCTGCGGCCGTTCCTGGTCAGCTCGTTGGCCAGGTCCACGTTGAAGGCGTCGACGCGGGTCGAGGGGAGGGACAGGCCGATCTTGTCCTCCTCGTACCGGTCGGCGAGGCCCTTCGCGACGTCGGCGATCTCGCTGTGGTCGGCGGAGGAGAGCGAGAGCAGGCCGACCTCTTCGAAGCCGGTCGCCTTGAGACCCTTGTCGACCATGTCGCCGATGCCGGTGATGCTTCGCTCCCGCACGGGGCGCGTGATCATGCCGGCCTGGCAGAAACGGCAGCCGCGGGTGCAGCCGCGGAAGATCTCCACGGACATGCGCTCGTGGACGGTCTCGGCGAGCGGGACGAGGGGCTGCTTGGGGTAGGGCCACTCGTCGAGGTCCATGACGGTGTGCTTGGACACGCGCCACGGCACGCCGCTGCGGTTGGGGACGACGCGGCCGATGCGGCCGTCCGGGAGGTACTCGACGTCGTAGAACGCCGGGATGTAGACCGAGCCGGTCCTGGCGAGGCGGAAGAGCACCTCTTCGCGGCCGCCGGGACGGCCCTCGGCCTTCCAGGCGCGGATGATCTCGGTCATGTCGAGGACGGCCTGCTCGCCGTCGCCGATGATCGCGGCGTCGATGAAGTCGGCGATCGGCTCGGGGTTGAACGCGGCGTGGCCGCCGGCGAGCACGATCGGGTGGTCGACGGTGCGGTCCTTGGACTCCAGCGGGATGCCCGCGAGGTCCAGGGCGGTCAGCATGTTGGTGTAGCCCAGCTCGGTGGAGAAGCTGAGCCCGAAGACGTCGAAGGCGCCGACGGGGCGGTGGCTGTCGACCGTGAACTGGGGGACCTGGTGCTCGCGCATCAGGGCCTCCAGGTCGGGCCAGACGCTGTAGGTGCGCTCGGCGAGCACGCCCTCGCGTTCGTTCAGGACCTCGTAGAGGATCATGACGCCCTGGTTGGGCAGCCCCACCTCGTACGCGTCGGGGTACATGAGCGCCCAGCGGACATCGCAGGATTCCCACGGCTTGACGGTGCTGTTCAGCTCACCGCCGACGTACTGGATGGGCTTCTGCACATGCGGGAGCAGAGCTTCGAGCTGTGGGAAGACCGACTCGGCAGACATCGCGAACCTTCATGAGCTGGCAGGGGTGACCATCAAGCGTACCCCGGCGTTCAGCTCCCCAGCGCCGACCGCACTTTCGCCCGGGACGCCTCGGCCCACGCCTCGGGCAGTTCCCGCTCGCGGTCCTTGCCCGCGGCCTCCTCCTGCCCGTACAGCAGGCCCCAGGTGAAGGCGGACTCCCCCGCCAGGTGTGCCTGGATGGCGAGGGCGCGCAGGGCCTCGCGGGCGACGACGCTGTCCTGGTGGTCGCCGAGCACTTTCTGGACGGACTTCATCCGCTTGGCGAACTTCTTGGCGGGCTTGCCGAGCGCGGGGGTCGCGGCCTCGCCCGCGTACCGGGCGCGCTTGGCGGCCTTGCGGGCGTCGTGCAGGGCCACGTCGCGTTCCTGGCCCGGGGGCAGGCCGAGGGCGTGCTCGATACGGGTGGCGAGGCGTTCGTAGTCCTTGAGGGCCGCCTTGACGAGGGCCTTCTCGGGGGGCGCGGCGGCCGCGGGGCGCAGCGGGGGGTCGGCGAGCAGGGCGTCGAGGCTGTCGAGGAGGGCGAGGTAGCGCTTGCTCTCCAGGACGGCGACCGTCCTGCGGCGGGATCCGGCGCTGCGGGCGACGGTCCAGATGCGCAGACGGCCGCGGACCGGCCCGAGGAGGAGGGTCCTGGGCAGCGCGCCGATGCGGTCGGTGAGCCGTTCGGTGAGGACTTCCTGGTCACGGTCGACGCCCAGCTCGGCGGCGAGCCACTTGAGCTCTTCGCCGATGGGGTCGGTGACGGTGCGGTCGAGGATCTTCCGGTACGACTTGAAGGCGCTGCGCAGCCGCCTCGTGGCGACCCTCATCTGGTGCACGGAGTCGGGCAGGTCGCGGCGGACGGCGGGGTCGAGGGCGAGGAGGGCGTCGCGCTGGGTGCGGAGGCGGGTGAGGACGTGGTCTCCGGAGGAGACGGGTGTGTCGTCCTCAAGGTGGACGACGGCGTGGCCCGTGCCCTCGTCGTCGGTCCGCTTGGTCTTGCCGTCCATCGGTGCCGTCGTGCGCAGGGCCCGGTTCAGCTTCGAGGACCACAGCGAGCGCCGGACGCCCGCCTTGCGGAGCTTCTTGTCGACCTTGTCGAGCAGTCGCGGGTCGCCGTCGTCGGCGAGCTCGACCTCCAGCTCGGACCAGCCGATGCGCTCCCCGCCGGGGGCGCACCGCTCGGCGCGCACCGCGTCGAGGCTGACCTCGGCGAGCAGGGTGCCCTCGGCGTCGACGAGGTGCCGTACGTGCCGTGTGGTCTCCAGACGGAGCAGCGGCGCCAGTTCGGCCTCGCGCACCCGGGCGCGCACGAGGCCGAGCAGAGCGCGCGGCACCGTGTCCGAGAGCGGCGCGTGGACCTCGTCGCGCACGCCGTCGGCGAGCGACACGGGGAGTTTCAGGTGCCAGCCCGCGTCGTGGCCGCCGGTGCGGCGCCGCAGGGTGATGGAGGCGGCGGCGAGCCGCTGGTCGGGGGTGTCCCAGTAGACGGCGTCCAGGTCCGCCGTGCCTTTGTCGACGACGCCCGCGACCCCGGTGAGGTCCGGCAGCTCGGTGCCCGCTTTGACGTCGTACTTCCGCTCAATCTCGCGCTTCGTCTCCGCCATGAGTTGAATCTAGACGCGAAATCGAACGGCAAACATGCCTGCGGCGTCACCGGACCCCACTAGGCCGACATCGGCCGTTGCACCTTGATCGACTGGAGCAGTCCGACGGCCACCCAGACCGCGAACATCGACGACCCTCCGTAGGACACGAAGGGCAGCGGCAGACCCGCGACCGGCATGATGCCGAGGGTCATCCCGATGTTCTCGAAGGACTGGAAGGCGAACCACGCGATGATGCCGGCGGCGACGATGGTGCCGTACAGCTCGGTGGTCTCGCGGGCGATGCGGCAGGCGCGCCACAGGACGACGCCGAGCAGGACCAGGATGGCGCCCGCGCCCACGAAGCCGAGCTCCTCGCCGGCGACGGTGAAGACGAAGTCGGTCTGCTGCTCGGGGACGAACTGGCCGGTGGTCTGGGAGCCCTTGGTCAGCCCCGTGCCGGTCAGACCACCCGAGCCGATCGCGATGCGCGCCTGGTTGGTGTTGTAGCCGACGCCCGCCGGGTCGAGGGCGGGGTTGGCGAAGGCGGCGAAGCGGGCGATCTGGTAGTCGTCGAGGACGCCCAGCTGCCATATGGCGACGCCACCGGCGACGCCCGCGCCGAGCAGTCCGAAGACCCAGCGGTTGGAGGCGCCGGAGGCGAGCAGCACGCCGAGGACGATCATCGCCATCACCATGACCGAGCCGAGGTCGGGCATGAGCAGGACGATCGCTATCGGGACGGCGGCCAGACCGAGCGCCTGCACCACCGTGCGGTGGTCGGGGTGCTCGCGGTCGCCCGCGTCGACGCGCGCCGCGAGCAGCATCGCCATGCCCAGGATGATCGTGATCTTCACGAACTCGGAGGGCTGGAGCGAGAAGCCGCCGCCGAGCACGATCCACGCGTGCGCACCGTTGATCGTCGCGCCGAGCGGGGTGAGGACGAGCAGGACCAGGAAGACGGAGATGCCGTAGAGGATCGGCACGGCCGTGCGCAGGGTGCGGTGGCCGAGCCAGACGGTGCCGATCATCAGGGCGAATCCGATGCCGGTGTTCAGGACGTGCTTGAGCGCGAAGGAGTACGGGTCGTCACCGACGAGCTCGGTGCGGTTGCGGGTCGCCGAGTAGACGAGCGCGGTGCCGATCCCGGAGAGGGCGATCGCCGCGATCAGCATCGGCCAGTCCAGCCGACGCACTATCGAGTCGCGGGCCAGGAGCCGCGACACCCCGGAGCGCTCGGGACCGTATCCGGAGACGGAGAAGCCGTTGCCGGTCATCAGTCGCGCCTCCAGTCGGCCGGCGGGCCGGCCAGTTGCTGCTCCGTCGGCGGCTTGGGTGCCGCGGGCTTGTACGGCTTGATCTTCGGGGAGGCGATGGAGCCGTCGGGCTTGATCTTCGGCAGGTTCTTCTGCGGCTCGGGCAGGAGGGCCTTCTTCAGGTCCTGCTTGCCCTCGTCGTCCAGGCCGTAGATCGCGTTGTAGATCTGGCGGACGGCGGGTCCCGAGGCGCCGGAGCCCGTACCGCCCTGGGAGATCGTCATGACGATCGTGTAGTCCTTGGTGTACGTCGCGAACCACGAGGTGGTCTGCTTGCCGTAGACCTCGGCGGTACCGGTCTTGGCGTGCATCGGGATCTTGTCCTGCGGCCAGCCCTGGAACCGCCAGGCCGCCGTGCCGCGCGTGGCGACGTCGGCGAGGGCACCGTCTATGTCCTTCTGCGTCTTGGCGTCGAACGGCAGCTTGCCGTGCGACTTCGGTGCGATCTCCTCGACCTGGCGGCCGTCGGCGCTGACGATCGCCTTGCCGACGGTGGGGTCGTACAGGGTGCCGCCGTTGGCGATGGCCGCGTAGATCGTGGCCATCTGTATGGGCGTCACGAGGGTGTCGCCCTGGCCGATGGAGTAGTTGACGGAGTCACCGGCGCGCATCTTCATGCCTTCGAGGCAGTTCTCGTAGGCGATGCGTTCGGCGTAGTCGCCGCCGCTCTTCTTGCCCTGCTTGCACCAGGCGTCCTTGTTGGCCTTCCAGTAGTCCTTCTTCCACTGGCGGTCGGGGACGCGGCCCGTGACCTCGTTGGGGAGGTCGATGCCGGTCTCCTTGCCGAGGCCGAACTGGTGGGCGGTCTTGTAGAACCAGTCCTTGGGGTCCTTGACGGGCTTGTTGCCGCCGTCCTTGCGCCACTGGTCGTGCGACAGCTTGTAGAAGACGGTGTCGCAGGAGACCTCGAGGGCCTGGCCGAGGGTGATGGAGCCGTGGCCCTTGGACTCGTAGTTCTTGAAGGTCTGGCCGCCGATGGAGTACGAGCTGGGGCACGGGTAGCGGTCGTTGAAGTCGTAGCCCGCGTTGACCGCCGCGGTCGTGGGGATGACCTTGAAGATGGAGCCGGGGGCGGCCTGGCCCTGGATGGCGCGGTTCAGCAGCGGATAGTTGGACTTCTTGCCGGTGAGGCGCGCGTAGTCCTTGCCGGTGATGCCGCCGACCCAGGCGTTCGGGTCGTACGTCGGGTTGGAGGCCATGGAGACGACGCGTCCGGTCTTGTTCTCCATGACGACGACGGCGCCCGCGTCCGCCTTGTAGTTCTCGTTGGTGTTCTTGTCGAACTCCTTGCGGGCCTTCTTCATCGCGTCGTTCAGCCAGTACTCGGCGACGGCCTGCACGCGCGCGTCGATGCTGGTGACGACGTTCGCGCCGGGCCGCGCGGCGTCCGCGTCGGCCTCGCCGATGACACGGCCGAGGTTGTCCACCTCGTAGCGCGTGACGCCGGCCTTGCCGCGCAACTGCTTGTCGTACGTGCGCTCCAGGCCCGAGCGGCCGACCATGTCCGAGCGGAGGAACGGCGAGTCGGTGTTCTCGGCCTTCTTGATCTCCTCGTCCGTGACGGGCGAGAGGTAGCCGAGGACCTGCGCGGTGTTGGACTTGCCGGGGGCCGCGTAACGGCGGACGGCCGTGGGTTCGGCGGTGATGCCGGGGAAGTCCTCGGAGCGCTCGCGGATCTGCAGGGCCTGCTTGGGCGTCGCCTCGTCGGTGATCGGGATGGGCTGGTAGGGCGAGCCGTTCCAGCAGGGCTGCGGCGTCTTGGCGTCGCAGAGGCGGACCTTGCCCTCGACCTCTTCGGGCGTCATGTCGAGGACGTCGGCGAGCTTGGCGAGGACCGCCTTGCCGTCGTCCTTCATCTTCATCAGGTCGGTGCGGGACGCGGAGACGACGAGTCGGGTCTCGTTGTCGGCGATGGGCACGCCCCGGGCGTCGAGGATCGAGCCGCGCACGGCGGGCTGGACGACCTGCTGGACGTGGTTGCCGGAGGCCTCCTCGGCGTACTCGTCGCCGTTGCGGACCTGGAGGTACCAGAGGCGGCCGCCGAGGGTGAGCAGGAGGGAGACGACGAGGATCTGGATGATGACGAGACGGATCTGGACGCGTGGGGTCCGTCCGGTCTCGGGGATGTTGGTCACAGGCGCTTGACCCCCTTGATGCGTCCGGCGCGGGCGACGCGGGCCTTGGCGGCCTTCGCGCGCAGGCCGCTGCCGCGCTGGTTGCCGATGCTCAGGCCGGTGCCGGAGGAGAGCCAGCCGGAGGAGACGTCGGCCGCCTTGTTGGCGGGTCCGTTCTCCCCGAGCGGGTCGTTGTCGGCACGCCGGGCCAGCGCGATGATCAGCGGCACGGTGAACGGGGCGAGCAGCAGGTCGTAGAGCGCGGCGGTGAACAGGAGTCCGACCAGGCCCACATGGCGGGCGGCGGTGTCGCCGACGAGGGCGCCGACGCCCGCGTACAGCAGCGTCGATCCGATGGCGGCACTGACCACCACGACGAGCGGCCCGGTGGCGGAACGGAGCCGGCCGCCGTCGGGCTTGGCGAGGCCCGCGAGGTAGCCGATGACGCAGAGCACGAGCGCGTACCGGCCCGCGGCGTGGTCGGCGGGCGGTGCCAAGTCGGCGAGGAGGCCCGCGCCGAAGCCGACGAGGGCGCCGCCGACGTGGCCGTAGACCAGGGCGAGGCCGAGGACGGTGAGCAGGACGAGGTCCGGGACGGCGCCCGGCAGCTGGAGCCGCGCCAGGACGCTGACCTGGATGACCAGGGCGACGACGACGAGGGTGGCGGACAGCAGGATTCGGTTGAAGCGCATGGGTCCGGTCTCCTACTGCTCGTCGTTGCCGGCGTCGGCGCCGTCCACCGGCCGTCCCGACGGGGTGGCCGTGACGGTCACGGTCGGGGTCGGCTTGGGCTTTTCGGGCTTCTTCGGCAGGACCGTGTCGCGCGGGTCCTCGCGGGGTGCTTCGACGACGACGCCGACGATGTCGAGCTTGGTGAACCCGACGTACGGCTTCACGTAGACGTTGCGGGTCAGGTCGCCGCCCGACGGGTCGACGCGGACGATCTCGCCGACCGGGACGCCCGGCACGAACGGCTTGTCCTTGCGCGAGCCGAAGGTGACCAGGCGGTCGCCCTTCTTGACCTCGGCCTTGCCGTTGAGCAGCTGGACGGAGAGCGGGCGGTCGCCCTGTCCGGTGGCGAAGCCGAGCTCGTCGGTCTTCTCCATGCGCGTGCCGACGGTGAAGTCGGGGTCGTTGGCGAGCAGGACGGTCGAGGTGTTCGGGCCGACCGTGGTGACGCGGCCGACCAGGCCGTCGCCGTTCAGGACGGTCATGTCGCGCTTGATGCCGTCGTTGGCGCCGGCGTCGATGGTGACGGTCCAGGAGAAGCCTTGGGCCGCTCCTATCCCGATGACCTCGGCGCCCTTGATGCCGTACTGCCCGGCGCCCGCTGTCTTCAGCATGCTGTCGAGCTGGCGTACGCGGCTGCGGTTGCGGTCGTCGCTGCCGAGCTTGGCCTTCAGCGCGGCGTTCTGGCGCTCCAGTTCGGCGATGCGGTTGTGGCGTTCACCGGAGTCGCGCACCGCGCCGATGGCGTTGCCGATCGGGTCGACGGCGGAGGACATGCCCTCCTCGACCGGACCGAAGACGGTGGCGGCGGCCTGGCGGGCACCGTCGACCGGTGAGTCCTCACCGCCGCGGATGTCCACCGTGATCAAAGCGAACGCGATGGCTACCAGCAGCACCAGGAGCAGCCGGCTCTCTCGTGTGTCCCTCACGTGCGGCGGCGTGCCTTCCTCAATCGGATTCCGTGGAAACTGCGGGTTCCACGAGGTTCTGGGGAATTGTCGTGCCTCAGGGGAATTGCGTGTCTTGCCTCTATATCAACGATCCGCCGCACGAGTCGGCAGGCACTCGTACGGCGGATCTTCGCGCGTCAGGTCATCTGCGCGGCTGGGCGTCCAGCACCTGCTGCAACGCCTCGAACTCCTCGACACACTTTCCGGAGCCGAGCGCCACGCTGTCCAGCGGGTCCTCGGCGATGTGGATCGGCATACCGGTCTCCCTGCGCAGCCGCTCGTCGAGGCCGCGCAGCAGGGCGCCGCCGCCGGTGAGGACGATGCCTCGGTCCATGACGTCGCCCGACAGCTCGGGCGGGCACTTGTCGAGGGTGGTCTTGACCGCGTCGACGATCGCGTTGACCGGCTCCTCGATGGCCTTGCGGACCTCGGCGGCGGAGATGACGACGGTCTTGGGCAGCCCGGAGACCAGGTCCCGGCCGCGGATCTCGGTGTGCTCGTCGGCGTCCATGTCGTACGCCGAACCAATGGTGATCTTGATCTGCTCGGCGGTGCGCTCGCCCAGGAGGAGGGAGTACTCCTTCTTGATGTGCTGGATGATCGCGTTGTCCAGCTCGTCGCCGGCGACGCGGATCGACTGTGCCGTGACGATTCCGCCGAGGCTGATGACCGCGACCTCGGTGGTGCCGCCGCCGATGTCGACCACCATGTTGCCCGTGGCCTCGTGGACCGGGAGGCCGGAGCCGATGGCCGCGGCCATGGGCTCCTCGATGATGTGCACCTGGCGCGCGCCGGCCTGCGAGGAGGCCTCGATGACGGCGCGGCGCTCGACGCCGGTGATGCCGGAGGGCACGCAGACGACGACGCGCGGACGGGCGAGGTAGCGCCGCTTGTGGATCTTCAGGATGAAGTAGCGGAGCATGCGCTCGGTGATCTCGAAGTCGGCGATCACGCCGTCCTTCAGCGGGCGCACCGCGACGATGTTGCCGGGCGTGCGCCCGATCATCTTCTTCGCTTCTGCGCCGACCGCGAGAATGCCACCGGTGTTGGTGTTGATCGCGACGACGGACGGCTCGTTGAGTACGATCCCCCGACCCCTGACGTACACCAGCGTGTTGGCGGTCCCGAGGTCGACAGCCATGTCACGGCCGATGAACGACATGTTGTTCCCCATGAGGATGCGTCTGGCCTTCCCTAGTGGAGCGTGTGATGGCTTTTTAGGTAGGCGAGGTGGGTGCTGTGTGGCAGTGGAGGCTTCCATCGTAGTCTCGGCTGCGCGAACACGGCGCTAGGGTCTTCGCCATTGTCAGCAGATGATGGGCCGCCTCGCTCTTGGAGACGTGCCATCGGAGGCACGGGTTCCCCCAATGGGGGCGCATATGCCAAAGGACGGCCGAATTCCTTCGGCCGTCCGGGGCAGGAACGGCGTACTTCTGACATGAAGTCAGAAAGTCGCGTGTCGGGCTGATCCGATTGGTCCGACTGGTCTGACCGGCCTGACTGGTCCGGCTGATCGGACTAGCCGACGCCCGGGAAGAAGATCTTGAGCTCGCGCTCCGCGGACTCCTCCGAGTCCGAGGCGTGGATCAGGTTCTCCCGGACGATCGTGCCGAAGTCGCCGCGGATCGAGCCCGGCGCCGCGGCGATCGGGTCGGTCGGTCCGGCGAGCGCGCGCACGCCCTCGATGACCCGCTCGCCCTCGACGACGAGCGCGACGACGGGCCCGGACGACATGAAGGCGACCAGCGGCTCGTAGAAGGGCTTGCCCTTGTGCTCGCCGTAGTGCTGCTCCAGGGTCTCCTGGTCCAGCGAACGCAGCTCCAGCGCGGAGATCGTCCAGCCCGCCTTGCGCTCGATGCGGCCGATGATCTCGCCGATCAGGCCACGGCGGACGGCGTCGGGCTTCAGCAGGACGAGGGTGCGCTGGCTCATGTGCGGCTCCAAGAGGTGTTCGTACGATCGATGCGATCGGGTGGGATTGGGCCGCACGATACCGGGGTCGGCTACGCCGCGTTACCTCCGGCCTCCGGCTGCCCCTCCGCCATGGCCGCGAAGCGGGCCTTGGCCTCGTCGATCTTGCGGCCGAAGTGGACCGAAGCCCACCAGATGGCCGCGAAGACGGCGCCGAGGAAGAACATCGTCGGCACCACGAAACCGCTCGCGATCAGCGCGACCTGGAGGGCCCAGCCGAGCTGCACCCCGCCGGGCCGGGTGACCATCCCGCAGAGCAGCAGGCTCACCGCCATCGCGATGCCGCAGACC
This window encodes:
- a CDS encoding TIGR03936 family radical SAM-associated protein; the protein is MQRIRLRYTKRGRLRFTSHRDFQRAFERALRRAEVPMAYSAGFTPHPKVSYANAAPTGTGSEAEYLEIALTAPRDPDKLRELLDESMPAGLDIVDAVESRTSGLADRLTASVWELRLDGVEPAAAQRAAEQFTTAEKVEVQRRTKNGMRTFDAREAVVSLTTVDGGPTAADTDRPSDKPCAILRLVVRHVTPAVRPDDVLSGLRAVADLAPPVPAAVTRLAQGLFDEETGTVTDPLAPDREADTAAPPTAAVPAAAKAPAPEGPR
- a CDS encoding GNAT family N-acetyltransferase: MPRLAPPSGLVHRSFIAAMEEFRAEGRGGPDDDTTLGATLRDYGPRWRDPAVFEAYVAEVRAAAHPAAPHSVPVTTLWYVDGADYLGRIAIRHTIATRFLREYGGHIGYDVRPTARLRGHATAMLRGCLPHAAGLGLESVLVTCDTDNTGSRKVIEAAGGTFEDERSGKLRYWIRTGAARV
- a CDS encoding TIGR03960 family B12-binding radical SAM protein, whose translation is MSAESVFPQLEALLPHVQKPIQYVGGELNSTVKPWESCDVRWALMYPDAYEVGLPNQGVMILYEVLNEREGVLAERTYSVWPDLEALMREHQVPQFTVDSHRPVGAFDVFGLSFSTELGYTNMLTALDLAGIPLESKDRTVDHPIVLAGGHAAFNPEPIADFIDAAIIGDGEQAVLDMTEIIRAWKAEGRPGGREEVLFRLARTGSVYIPAFYDVEYLPDGRIGRVVPNRSGVPWRVSKHTVMDLDEWPYPKQPLVPLAETVHERMSVEIFRGCTRGCRFCQAGMITRPVRERSITGIGDMVDKGLKATGFEEVGLLSLSSADHSEIADVAKGLADRYEEDKIGLSLPSTRVDAFNVDLANELTRNGRRSGLTFAPEGGSERMRKVINKMVSEEDLIRTVSTAYGNGWRQVKLYFMCGLPTETDDDVLQIADMATKVIQKGREVSGSNDIRCTVSIGGFVPKPHTPFQWAPQLSSEETDARLEKLRDKIRGDKKYGRSIGFRYHDGKPGIVEGLLSRGDRRIGAVIRAVYEEGGRFDGWREHFSYERWMRCAEKTLPEMGVDVDWYTTRERTYEEVLPWDHLDSGLDKDWLWEDWQDSLDETEVEDCRWTPCFDCGVCPQMDTHIQIGPTGKKLLPLTVVK
- a CDS encoding CYTH and CHAD domain-containing protein, which produces MAETKREIERKYDVKAGTELPDLTGVAGVVDKGTADLDAVYWDTPDQRLAAASITLRRRTGGHDAGWHLKLPVSLADGVRDEVHAPLSDTVPRALLGLVRARVREAELAPLLRLETTRHVRHLVDAEGTLLAEVSLDAVRAERCAPGGERIGWSELEVELADDGDPRLLDKVDKKLRKAGVRRSLWSSKLNRALRTTAPMDGKTKRTDDEGTGHAVVHLEDDTPVSSGDHVLTRLRTQRDALLALDPAVRRDLPDSVHQMRVATRRLRSAFKSYRKILDRTVTDPIGEELKWLAAELGVDRDQEVLTERLTDRIGALPRTLLLGPVRGRLRIWTVARSAGSRRRTVAVLESKRYLALLDSLDALLADPPLRPAAAAPPEKALVKAALKDYERLATRIEHALGLPPGQERDVALHDARKAAKRARYAGEAATPALGKPAKKFAKRMKSVQKVLGDHQDSVVAREALRALAIQAHLAGESAFTWGLLYGQEEAAGKDRERELPEAWAEASRAKVRSALGS
- the rodA gene encoding rod shape-determining protein RodA, which codes for MTGNGFSVSGYGPERSGVSRLLARDSIVRRLDWPMLIAAIALSGIGTALVYSATRNRTELVGDDPYSFALKHVLNTGIGFALMIGTVWLGHRTLRTAVPILYGISVFLVLLVLTPLGATINGAHAWIVLGGGFSLQPSEFVKITIILGMAMLLAARVDAGDREHPDHRTVVQALGLAAVPIAIVLLMPDLGSVMVMAMIVLGVLLASGASNRWVFGLLGAGVAGGVAIWQLGVLDDYQIARFAAFANPALDPAGVGYNTNQARIAIGSGGLTGTGLTKGSQTTGQFVPEQQTDFVFTVAGEELGFVGAGAILVLLGVVLWRACRIARETTELYGTIVAAGIIAWFAFQSFENIGMTLGIMPVAGLPLPFVSYGGSSMFAVWVAVGLLQSIKVQRPMSA